The Candidatus Eisenbacteria bacterium genomic sequence AAGCTCCGCGAAGAGATCCAGGTCCAGGTCGAGACCGCTCAGGCCCGCCTCCGCCTTCATCGATTGCTGGACTTCTTCGAGCAACTCGTTGAGTCGCAGCGGGGCGGGAGCCACGGGACGCATCCTGGCGATCTTGAGGAATCCGCTGACCGCCCTTTGCAGTCTCTGGATCTCCTCCTGCGCTATGCGGACATGGCGCTCCACTTCCTCCGGCGGAAGGCTCCGCGATCCCCCGAGGATGCCGAGTTCAAGATTGATCGCTTGAAGCGGGTTGCGGATCTCGTGCGCGACTCCGGCGGCCATCTGGCCGAGACGCGTGAGGATCCGCGACTGGCTCATCATGGGATCGGCTTCCTGAAGGGCTGCCGGGATGCGGTCCAGCCTCTCGCGCTCGAACTTCTCGGAAAGGAGGTTCAGGTCGCGGACGAGCCTGCTGAACTCGTCGACGCCGCTCTCGGGAATCCTGCTCTCGAATCGGCCCTCGCGTAGGGCCGCCACGCCCGCCTCGATCTGGCGCAGCCGCTTCGACGCGAGTCCAGCCAGGACGAATCCCAGAGCGACTGCCAGAGCGATCTGGATTCCCGCCCCGGGGATTCCCCGCCGGAAGGCCTCCTGCACCTGGTCCCTGAGGAGAACCCCGGCGATGCCCACCCTGATCGACGCGAAAGGACGATCGCCGAGCTGAAGAGGGGCGTCGATCCCGTAGACCTGAGGCGATCGCAGGAGACTGACCAGCAGGGCCGCGCTCTCGGCCAGAGTGCGGACGCGGGGGAGCGGGGGCAACGGGTCGAGCCGCGAGCCGACCATCTCCGGGATCGTGTGGGCCACCGCGTTCCGGGATGGGTCGGCGATCGCCACAAAGAGCACCGCCGGGGCCTGCGCCGTGGCGGCCTGCAAGATCAAGTCGATCCGGGGATCCTCCTGGAGAGCCCGCATGGGGGAGGACGGCTCTCGTTGCGCGACGTGACCGATCTGGAGGAGGAGAGTCTGGACCACGAGCCCGGATTCCTCGGCCGCCGCGTCGGTCGCGAGGCGCAGGACATGGGTGAGCTGCACGAGGATCGAGATCGAGACGATCACGATCCCGAGCAGCAGGAGGGCGAGCGGCTGCCGGCCGCGCAGGGCGAATCTCATCCGGTCGCCTCGATGGAATCGGTCTCGCGTCCCCTGTAGCGCCTGAGCTTCAAGTGCAGCGTCTTCGGGCTCACGCCGAGCACGGCCGCCGCTCGCGTCTTGTTCCCGCCGCATGTCCGGAGGGTCTCCAGAATGACGGCCCTCTCCACGTCGTCCAGGGGCGCGCCGATCGTCACCTGCAGGGTGCCCGAGGAGGAAGCGTCGCGTCGCACGCTCGGGCGAACGGCCGGGGGCAGGTCGGTGGGGAGGATCTCGTCCGACTTGCTGAGAATGACCGCCCTCTGCACCGCGTTGCGCAGCTCGCGGACGTTCCCCGGCCAGTCATACTGGCGCATCAAGGCGAGCGCGTCCTCCGAGAAGCCGACGACGGCCTTTCCGTTCTCCAGCGCATACTCCCTGAGGAAATCGTGCGCCAGCAGCGGAAGGTCCTCCATCCTCTCGCGCAGGGCCGGTACGTCCAGCGTGATCACGTTCAGCCTGAAGTAGAGGTCCTCGCGGAAGAGACCCGAGGCGAGGCGCTCTTCGATCGCCGCGTTCGTCGCGGCGAGGACGCGCACGTCGATCGGGATCTCGCGCGTCCCGCCCACCCGGCGGACCTTGCGGTCTTCCAGGACCCTCAGGAGCTTGCTCTGGAGAGAGGCGGGCATCTCGGCGATCTCGTCGAGGAAGATCGTGCCTCCGTCCGCCAGCTCGAAGCAGCCGGGTCTCGACGCGCTCGCGCCCGTGAAGGCTCCCTTCTCATGACCGAGGATCTCGCTCTCGAGGAGCGTCTCCGGGATGGCCGCGCAGCTCAGCGCGATGAATCGGGCGGCGGATCGAGGGCTGAGACTGTGGATCGCGCGCGCCACGACCTCCTTCCCCGTCCCGCTCTCGCCCGTGATCAGGACGGACGCGTTCGACGGGGCGATCTGATCGATGAGGCGGTAGAGGGCCAGCATGGGAGCCGACTTGCCGACCAGTCTCTGGAAGCGGCCGCTGCGGATCATCTCGCGCCTCAGGAGGAGGACCTCCTGGCGCATCGCGGATCTCTCGAGCCCCTTGCGGATCACCGTCGCGAGCCGGTCGGGTTCGACCGGCTTGACGAGATAGTCGTAGACCCCGCGGCGGGTCGCTTCCACCGCGCTGTCGATCGTGCCGTGGGCCGTCAGGATGATCAAGGTGGACTCGATGCCGCGATCCTTGAGGTCGCCGACGAGTTGGAGTCCGTCGCGCCCCGGAAGCTGCAGATCGGTGATGACGAGATCGGGCGGGGAATCGATCGCCTTCGCGAGGGCCTCTTCGGCATCGGCGGCGACATCCACGTCGTGACCCATGCCGGAGATGATGTAGGCGATTCCTCTGCGGATCGGCTCCTCATCGTCGACGACCAGGATCTTGTACTGCTCGGTCATGGATCCCCCGCGTGTGCGGGCCCCGGCAGACTTCATGATGGAACCTGCCGGGCGGCCCCGTGTCCAAGTCATTGTGAGTCCGGAGGTGAACCTATCACAGGATCCTGCCTGCCGGGTAAAAAGGTAACGGTCAGACCTTTCTACACTGTTCGGCGACCGATCCGGGGAATCCGGGGGCGGTTCAGATTGAGCGTCGATCACATAACTTGTTTGGAATATTGCGATTATATTGAGCATCTTTGACGAGTCGATTTGGCACGGCTCTTGATAGTGAAGTGCGGCATCGGGCGACAGTCAGCGGGCTGTCGTATCGGTTTCAAAGAGACGGACTCCTCCAGGGTGAGGTCAACTGCCTGCCCCTCACCATCTCCTCCGAGGTGGAGTCCGTCTCTCCCCTTTTTCTCCGGTGGATGCAAACGCGCTCGAGGCCCAAGGATCGGCTCAGGAGCTAGGCGGGCTTGATCGGACTCGATGCGCGAGCAGGCGCGCCGCGATCGACGCGGGCCTCGATGGCCCTCTTCGCAAGGCTGCGGCTCTCTACTTCTCCTGCGGCGGCTTCTTCTCGTCCAGGCGGAACTTCACGGGCACATGAACAGCCATCTCGACCGGCTCCCCGTCCTTCTCGCCCGGCTTGAACGTCCACGTCCGGGCCGCGGCGAGCGCCGCGTCGCCGAACGCGGGATGTCCCTCGACACCCTCGACGATCTCCGCTCTTGCCACCCCGCCCTTCGAATCGATCAGGAGAGACAGAAGAACGGATCCTTCGCCCCCGCAGGCGAAGCGCGGGTCGATCGGCTTCCTCTCCTCGCGCGCCGTCTTGCCCTTCCGGTCTCGGGCGGATCCGTCTACGCTCTGATCGCATGAAGCGCTGTCCTTGGCCCGGTGCCGACCCGCTCGCGATCGCCTACCACGACAGCGAGTGGGGCGTGCCCGTGCATGATGATCGCAAGCACTTCGAGTTCCTCGTCCTCGATGGCGCGCAGGCGGGCCTCAGCTGGATCACGATCCTCCGCAAGAGAGAGAACTACCGCAAGGCCTTCGACGGATTCGATCCCCGGAAGGTGGCGAGATACGGCGCGCGCAAGCGGCGTTCCCTCCTCGCGGATCCCGGAATCGTGAGGAACAGGCTGAAGATCGAGGCCGCGATCGCCGGCGCGAAGGCGTTCCTGAAGGTCCAGAAGGAGTTCGGGTCCTTCGACGCCTACATCTGGGGTTTCGTGGCAGGCAGGTCGAAGCGGAACGCATGGCGCAGCCTGTCCGAGATTCCCACGAAGACCGCGGAATCGGAGGCGATGAGCAAGGACCTGATGAGACGGGGATTCCGCTTCGTCGGACCGACGATCTGCTATGCCTACATGCAGGCCGCAGGGCTGGTGAACGACCACGTTGTCGACTGCAGCCGATACAGGGCGGTGGGACGAAGGACGCGCCTCAGGGGGCCTGGGGATGTCGGGGAGGCGAATCGCAGTCGCGCATCGACTGCTGCCGTCAGGAGGATCGGATGAGACCCGAACCGAAGGCCGTCCTCCTCGACCTGTTCCACACGCTCGTCGACGTGAACGAGGCTCCCGGGCGCTCGGCGGCGAGCGTCCTCATGATCGATCCGATCGCCTGGAACCGCGCGATCGTGGAGCATGCGCGCCACCACGCGCTCGGAGAGGAGCCCGATCCGTTCGAGTCGCTGCGGCGGATCGCGCACGCCGTGGATCCGAGCATTCCCGAGGAGCGGATCGCCCGGGCGATGGAGGGGCGGGGGAAGAGGTTCCGGCACGCGCTCATTCACGTGCGACCCGCGGTGCTGGAAGCGCTGGGGGCGATCCGGGGCATGGGTTTGAGGACCGCCGTCGTCAGCAATGCCGGGCTTGACGAGATCGAGGCGTGGGACGAGTCTCCTCTCGCCCCGCTGATCGACGCGGCGCTCTTCTCCTGCATCGAGAAGGTCGCGAAGCCGGATGTCGAGATCTATCTGCGGGCCGCGGCCGCGCTTCAGGTCGACCCTTCCTCTTGCGTCTTCGTGGGGGACGGCGGCAGCCGCGAGCACGAGGGGGCCCGCAGCGCCGGGATGGCCACGGTCCTGATTCTCGCGATGCTCGAGGAGTCTCTTCCGGAGATCGCGGCGGGCCGCGAGAGGAACACGGACTGGGTCGTTCGGTCCTATCCCGAGCTGGTCGAAGTCCTGCGGGGGATGGTCCGCACAGCGGAGTAGCAGCGCTGCCGGAGAGCCGCTCTAGTCGTCGCCGTTGGCCTTGCGGGCCAGGAGCGCGACCAGGCTCCTCACGAGCGAGGCGGAGTTGTCGGCGGCGATCTGATAGAAGGCCTCGATATCCCGGCTCGCCGTCGAGTCGGCGCTGTCGCTGATGCTGCGCACGACGAGACAGGGCACGCCCATCTCATGGCAGACCTGGGCGACCGCCGCCCCTTCCATCTCCACAGCGTCCCCGCCCAGGCGGTCCCGCAGCGCTTCCTTCACCGGGTTCGACGCGACGAAGGCGTCTCCCGTCAGGATCACGCCCTGGATGACTCGAGGCGGCCGATCTCCCTCGGTTCCTGGAATCGGCCTGAGCCGGGCGCTCTCGGCCGCCTGAGCAGCGAGGGCGAGAAGATCGGCGTCTCCCGGGATGAAGAACGGATTCCGCTCGCCGGTGGCCGGGTTCCTCGTTGAGGTGTGCATCGTGGTGTCGGCCCCGAGGTAGAGGAAGTCGTGTTGGGCTGTCGCTGTCCCGATCACGATCTCGCCAGGTCGAAGGTCCGGATTCAGCGCTCCTGCGATTCCCGAGAAGAGGACCTCTCGCGGACGAAAGGCCCCCAGCAGGACTGTCGTTGTCATCGCGGCGTTCACCTTTCCGACTCCCGACTCCGCGACGACGACATCCCTGCCCTCGAGCACGCCCAAGGTGAAGGCGAGCCCGAACGCGGTCGAGTCCCTCTTCTCGCTGAGCGAGCCGCGGATCAGCTCAAGCTCCGGCGGGAAGGCGCCCAGGATCGCGGTCGCCCCTTCTCGGGAAGAAGCGACCGCGGCCGAGAGGAGAACCAGGCAGACTGCAGCCCAGACGACCGCCCCTCGCATGTCTCTAGCGCCCGGTCTGCGCCCCCTCCGGCGCGTAGACTTCGGTGCACCAGGACCGATAGCGGGCCTCTTGCCCGCGGGCGACCGCCAGGTAGAGGGTGCGCAGCTTCCTGGCGATCGGCCCGATCTTCCCGGCGCCGATGGCGTGGTGGTCGACTTCGATCACCGGCATGACCCCGACCCCCGTTCCGCAGAGGAGCATCTCCTCGGCGACATGGAGCTCCGAGCGATCGATCAAGCGTTCCTGGGTCTCCATTCCGAGATCGCGAGCAAGCTCGATCACGGTCGCGCGCGTGATCCCCTCGAGGATGTCCGCCGTGACCGGGGGAGTGATGAGGACTCCGTTGCGTACGATGAACATGTTGGCCGCGCTGGCCTCCGAGACGTGGCCGTCGCCCGAGAGCATCAAGGCGTCGTCGAACCCGCTCAGGGCGGCGTCGGTCTTCGCCAGCGCCGAGTTCACGTACGCGCCGACGATCTTCTTGCGGGCGGGCAGCGCGTTGTCATCGAGCCGCTTCCAGGCCGAGACGGTCAAGCGCGCCCCGGCGGGCCGATCGATGTACTCCCCGAAGGGGATGGCGAACATCGAGCAGTCGCACGGGAGATCGTGAAGCCGAACGCCGACGGCCTCCCCGGACTTGTAGGCGACCGGCCGGATATAGGTGTCGGTCTTGTACCCCTCCCGCCGCAGAAGCTCGGTCGTCGTGTCGCAGAGCTGGTCGCACGTGTAGGGAAGCTCCATGCGCAGGAAGCGAGCGTTCTGGATGAAGCGCTCGTAGTGCTCCCTCAACCGGAAGACGAGGAGCTGCTTCTCCTTGTCCGACCAGTAGGCGCGGATCCCCTCGAAGACCGCCGTGCCGTAGTTGAAAGCAGAGGTCATGATGCCGATCTTCGCGTCCTCGATCGCGACGATCTTGCCCTTGAAGAAGGCGAAACGATTCTGACTGGGCATCGCCCCACACCTCCCTTGAGGGCCGGCGAGCCGGTCCTCACCTTGCGCGGCGGGCGTCTCCGCCGCCGCGGATTCCCTTGGCGCTGTTCCCTTCGCCACGGACCACTCTACAGCATGCGGGCGATCTTCGCCCTCCTCTTGCGACCGGACGGAGGGATGCCACGGCCAGGCTAGCGCCTGACCTTCCCGACGGAGCGACGCATGATCGGCCGGGTCGGAGACGGCCTGGCGACTTCGCGGAAGCCTGCCCGTCGATAGGACGCGGCGAGCCCCTGGTACGCGAAGACGGGGGGCATGGCTGCGCTCTTCGGTTCCACCGCGTACCCTTCGACCACGCGTCCGCCCCGCGCGCGCACGAAATCGACCGCGGCGCGCAGAAGGGCCGTCGCGACCCCGAGCCTGCGGTGGGGGGCGGCGACGTAGAGGCAGACCACAGACCAGACCGGCTCGTCATCCAGCCTCTTGAAGAGCCTCGTCCGCTCGAGCCGCGGGAACTCTTCGCGAGGGGCCACGGAGCACCACCCGACGGGCCGCCCCTCATGGTAGGCGAGGATCCCGGGCATCCGCCCCGATCGGACGATCGCTCGCATGGCTCTGCAGTTCGCGTCCCCCTTGCCGGCGTCGAAGTCGGCCTTGGAAAGGCGCCACCACATGCACCAGCAGCCCCCGGCGCCGCCATGCCGACCGAGCAGCTCCTTGAAGTCCGACCACCTGTCCGCCGTGAGAGAGGCGAAGCAGAGGGACGCGCGGGCGCGCCGAGTTCTCGGCGAGTCTCGTTCTGGGCTCACTGGCATTCCTCCAGTTCTCCTCGATCGTCTGCCGGATGGGGCGGTCCACAATCAATCCGATGAGCCCTCGGCCTCCTCCGCCCGGCGGGAGGGAGTCTGCGGCACGGGGATCACGCAGAACAGGCTCGAACATTCGACTTCGACGACCTCCGGCTCGATGCCGATGCCGCGGGCCCACTGCGCGAAGTCGCTTGCCGAGGCCGTGGTCGCCCGAAACCCGTCCTTGCAGACGATCACCCCGTCTCGCGTCGCGCCCTCATCCAACTCACCGATCAGGCCTCGCGCGGATTGGGCTCTGAACCACGCCAGACGGTGCTCCCAGAAGGATGGGGAGTAGCTCGAGAAGAGGATCGAACCTCCCGCGCGAGTGACCCGCCTCGCCTCGGCAAATAGGAGCCGGGGATCGACCTTGAGGGCCGAGATGCCGTTCTGGATGCAGATGGTCAGATCCACTGATCCGTCGGACAAGGCCAGGCTTCTCGCGTCCGACGCCAGGAGGAAGGGCTCTCTTTCGGGAGGCTTTCCGTCCTCGCGGAGGTAGCCGCGGGCCATCTGGAGGCTCGACAGGGAATTGTCGACGCCGATGACCCGGCGGACCGCGGGGATCATGCGCTTCAAGACGCGTCCGTAGCCGCAGCCGAGCTCGAGGGCGACCGTCCCGGCTTTGGCCTTCGTCAGGACGAAGGCGATCTCGGCCTCGAGGTAAGCCTTCGTTCGAGGCGGAGCGCACTCGTAGCAGGCTCTGAGTCGCTCGGCGGAGAGCTTGTCCGCGTAGTAGCCGCGCGGGCCCGGACGATGCGGCGCCACCCCGATCCTAGGAGAGGGAGGCGCCCTTGGCGGACCCTTCCGGCTTCGCCAGCAGGAAGTCGATCTCCGCCTCGAACATCTTCTCGTTGCCCGGCGCGAAGCCAAGATGGCGGAAGACGATCTTGCCC encodes the following:
- a CDS encoding GNAT family N-acetyltransferase yields the protein MPVSPERDSPRTRRARASLCFASLTADRWSDFKELLGRHGGAGGCWCMWWRLSKADFDAGKGDANCRAMRAIVRSGRMPGILAYHEGRPVGWCSVAPREEFPRLERTRLFKRLDDEPVWSVVCLYVAAPHRRLGVATALLRAAVDFVRARGGRVVEGYAVEPKSAAMPPVFAYQGLAASYRRAGFREVARPSPTRPIMRRSVGKVRR
- a CDS encoding HAMP domain-containing protein — translated: MRREQDASGGRARREPEDAALEAQALQGTRDRFHRGDRMRFALRGRQPLALLLLGIVIVSISILVQLTHVLRLATDAAAEESGLVVQTLLLQIGHVAQREPSSPMRALQEDPRIDLILQAATAQAPAVLFVAIADPSRNAVAHTIPEMVGSRLDPLPPLPRVRTLAESAALLVSLLRSPQVYGIDAPLQLGDRPFASIRVGIAGVLLRDQVQEAFRRGIPGAGIQIALAVALGFVLAGLASKRLRQIEAGVAALREGRFESRIPESGVDEFSRLVRDLNLLSEKFERERLDRIPAALQEADPMMSQSRILTRLGQMAAGVAHEIRNPLQAINLELGILGGSRSLPPEEVERHVRIAQEEIQRLQRAVSGFLKIARMRPVAPAPLRLNELLEEVQQSMKAEAGLSGLDLDLDLFAELPETYADREVMRQAVENLVKNALQALPSRDGRVILQSRAVDSEIRVSVADTGPGIPPEHIEKVFDLYFTTKEGGTGVGLPLVRQALEMHAGDVEVDSDQEKGTVVTLRLPIRVKAARA
- a CDS encoding DNA-3-methyladenine glycosylase I, whose amino-acid sequence is MKRCPWPGADPLAIAYHDSEWGVPVHDDRKHFEFLVLDGAQAGLSWITILRKRENYRKAFDGFDPRKVARYGARKRRSLLADPGIVRNRLKIEAAIAGAKAFLKVQKEFGSFDAYIWGFVAGRSKRNAWRSLSEIPTKTAESEAMSKDLMRRGFRFVGPTICYAYMQAAGLVNDHVVDCSRYRAVGRRTRLRGPGDVGEANRSRASTAAVRRIG
- a CDS encoding HAD family hydrolase, coding for MRPEPKAVLLDLFHTLVDVNEAPGRSAASVLMIDPIAWNRAIVEHARHHALGEEPDPFESLRRIAHAVDPSIPEERIARAMEGRGKRFRHALIHVRPAVLEALGAIRGMGLRTAVVSNAGLDEIEAWDESPLAPLIDAALFSCIEKVAKPDVEIYLRAAAALQVDPSSCVFVGDGGSREHEGARSAGMATVLILAMLEESLPEIAAGRERNTDWVVRSYPELVEVLRGMVRTAE
- a CDS encoding sigma-54-dependent Fis family transcriptional regulator; translated protein: MTEQYKILVVDDEEPIRRGIAYIISGMGHDVDVAADAEEALAKAIDSPPDLVITDLQLPGRDGLQLVGDLKDRGIESTLIILTAHGTIDSAVEATRRGVYDYLVKPVEPDRLATVIRKGLERSAMRQEVLLLRREMIRSGRFQRLVGKSAPMLALYRLIDQIAPSNASVLITGESGTGKEVVARAIHSLSPRSAARFIALSCAAIPETLLESEILGHEKGAFTGASASRPGCFELADGGTIFLDEIAEMPASLQSKLLRVLEDRKVRRVGGTREIPIDVRVLAATNAAIEERLASGLFREDLYFRLNVITLDVPALRERMEDLPLLAHDFLREYALENGKAVVGFSEDALALMRQYDWPGNVRELRNAVQRAVILSKSDEILPTDLPPAVRPSVRRDASSSGTLQVTIGAPLDDVERAVILETLRTCGGNKTRAAAVLGVSPKTLHLKLRRYRGRETDSIEATG
- a CDS encoding TonB family protein, which codes for MDPRFACGGEGSVLLSLLIDSKGGVARAEIVEGVEGHPAFGDAALAAARTWTFKPGEKDGEPVEMAVHVPVKFRLDEKKPPQEK
- a CDS encoding branched-chain amino acid transaminase, whose amino-acid sequence is MPSQNRFAFFKGKIVAIEDAKIGIMTSAFNYGTAVFEGIRAYWSDKEKQLLVFRLREHYERFIQNARFLRMELPYTCDQLCDTTTELLRREGYKTDTYIRPVAYKSGEAVGVRLHDLPCDCSMFAIPFGEYIDRPAGARLTVSAWKRLDDNALPARKKIVGAYVNSALAKTDAALSGFDDALMLSGDGHVSEASAANMFIVRNGVLITPPVTADILEGITRATVIELARDLGMETQERLIDRSELHVAEEMLLCGTGVGVMPVIEVDHHAIGAGKIGPIARKLRTLYLAVARGQEARYRSWCTEVYAPEGAQTGR
- a CDS encoding 5'-methylthioadenosine/adenosylhomocysteine nucleosidase; the protein is MRGAVVWAAVCLVLLSAAVASSREGATAILGAFPPELELIRGSLSEKRDSTAFGLAFTLGVLEGRDVVVAESGVGKVNAAMTTTVLLGAFRPREVLFSGIAGALNPDLRPGEIVIGTATAQHDFLYLGADTTMHTSTRNPATGERNPFFIPGDADLLALAAQAAESARLRPIPGTEGDRPPRVIQGVILTGDAFVASNPVKEALRDRLGGDAVEMEGAAVAQVCHEMGVPCLVVRSISDSADSTASRDIEAFYQIAADNSASLVRSLVALLARKANGDD
- a CDS encoding class I SAM-dependent methyltransferase, with amino-acid sequence MLASRRATRRCSRRRSTSCWRSRKGPPRAPPSPRIGVAPHRPGPRGYYADKLSAERLRACYECAPPRTKAYLEAEIAFVLTKAKAGTVALELGCGYGRVLKRMIPAVRRVIGVDNSLSSLQMARGYLREDGKPPEREPFLLASDARSLALSDGSVDLTICIQNGISALKVDPRLLFAEARRVTRAGGSILFSSYSPSFWEHRLAWFRAQSARGLIGELDEGATRDGVIVCKDGFRATTASASDFAQWARGIGIEPEVVEVECSSLFCVIPVPQTPSRRAEEAEGSSD